The following is a genomic window from Amycolatopsis cihanbeyliensis.
TGCACCCCGCAGAACACGATCGTGGAGGCATCGCTGGCCGCGGCGAGCCGGCTGAGCGCGAGCGAGTCTCCGGTGTGGTCGGCGATCTCCTGGATCTCCGGCAGCTGATAGTTGTGCGCCAGCAGCACCGCGTTGCGTTCCTCGGCGAGCCTGCGCACCTCGTCCGCCCACGCCGCGTCCGGCTCGACCCCGCCCATCGGGGTGAGCTCGTCGGACTCCAGAGTCATCGTGTCGGCCATCGGGACCTCCTAGACTGCGTCCGGTTTTCGTCTTACAATCGAAAACCGTGCGTAGCCATATTAACAGCAGTGCCCCCCTGGCACACGAGGTTCTGGCCGCGGTGCTTCAGGTGCGTTCCGCCACACTGCGGGTCCTGCTGTGGCGGCGCGCCCTCGACCCGCACATCGGCCGCTGGTCACTGCCGGGTGGCAGGCTGCGCCCGGACGAGGACGTGGAGACCTCGATCCGCCGGCAGCTCGCCGAGAAGGTGGACGTCAAGCAGCTCACGCACGTGGAACAGCTCGCCGTGTTCAGCGCACCGCAGCGGGTACCGGGACCGCGGGTGGTGGCCACCGCCTTCCTGGGGCTGGTGCCCACCGGGGTGGACCCGGAGGTGCCGGAGGACACGGCGTGGCACGCGGTGGACACGCTGCCGCGCACGGCCTTCGACCACGAGGCGATCGTGCTGCGCGCCCGGGACCGGCTGCGGGCGAAGCTGAGCTACACCAACCTGGGCTTCGCGCTGGCGCCCACCGAGTTCACCATCTCGGCGCTGCGCGAGCTGTACTCGGCCGCGCTCGGCTACCGGGTCTCGGCCACCAACCTGCAACGTGTGCTGTCCCGGCGCGGGCTGCTCTCCCCGACCGGTGGCACCGCACCCTCCGGCAGGGCGGGCGGCAGGCCCGCGGCGCTGTTCAGCTTCACCGGCGAGGGGATGCAGGTGACCGACCCCTTCGCGGTGTTCCGGCCACCGGAGAAGCAGGCCGGGCGTGGTCGCCGGTCAGCACGCGGCCCCACCTCGTCGTAACGTTGAGGAGTGGCCGATACAGCACCGGAAGGGGACAGGCGGCAGACGCTGCCGTTGTTCCCGCTGCAGGCGGTGCTGCTGCCCAGCGCGCACCTGCCGCTGCACATCTTCGAGCCGCGGTACCGCCAGCTCACCGTGGACCTGATGACCGGCACCGTGCCGGGCAGGCAGTTCGGGATCATCGCGATCCGGTTACCGACGGTGCACGAGGTGGAGACCACCGAGCACGTGTTCGAGGTCGGCTGCGCGGCGGAGCTGCGGGAGGCCAAGCGGC
Proteins encoded in this region:
- a CDS encoding NUDIX hydrolase; amino-acid sequence: MAHEVLAAVLQVRSATLRVLLWRRALDPHIGRWSLPGGRLRPDEDVETSIRRQLAEKVDVKQLTHVEQLAVFSAPQRVPGPRVVATAFLGLVPTGVDPEVPEDTAWHAVDTLPRTAFDHEAIVLRARDRLRAKLSYTNLGFALAPTEFTISALRELYSAALGYRVSATNLQRVLSRRGLLSPTGGTAPSGRAGGRPAALFSFTGEGMQVTDPFAVFRPPEKQAGRGRRSARGPTSS